Proteins from one Nicotiana tabacum cultivar K326 chromosome 23, ASM71507v2, whole genome shotgun sequence genomic window:
- the LOC107809679 gene encoding ABC transporter G family member 6-like, translating to MSRIVNASPVRDSVPFYDRRQIVEMSSPTFSQLLKNVGDVTGDDESPLHQALTMDPHHSNIPFVLAFNNLTYSVKVRRKVSFPAISRSRSLHIAAEEIPSTRTKVLLNDICGEARDGELLAVFGASGSGKSTLIDALANRIAKDSLKGTVTLNGEPLHSKLLKVISAYVMQDDLLYPMLTVEETLMFAAEFRLPRSLSKSKKKSRVQALIDQLGLRNAAKTIIGDEGHRGVSGGERRRVSIGIDIIHDPIILFLDEPTSGLDSTSAFMVIKVLQRIAQSGSIVIMSIHQPSYRILGLLDRLIFLSRGQTVYSGSPMNLPQYFADFGNPIPENENPTEFALDLIRELEGSGGTKSLVDFNKTWQHTKRINSTNQARNRNRLSLKEAISASISRGKLVPGSTHVATSPTSMVPTFANPIWTEIAVLSKRSFSNSWRMPEIFAVRFGAVMVTGFILATMFWRLDSSPKGVKERLAFFAFAMSTTYYTCADALPVFIQERYIFMRETAYNAYRRSSYCLSHALTSIPALIFLALSFAAVTFWAVGLDGGFSSFLFYFGVILASFWAGNSFVTFLSGVVPHVMLGYTIVVAILAYFLLFSGFFMNRDRIPSYWVWFHYISLVKYPYEAVLQNEFEDPTKCFVRGIQMFDNSPLGAVPNSLKEKLLSSISSTLNMRITSSTCVTTGSDILVQQGVTQLSKWNCLWVTIAWGLLFRILFYFCLLLGSKNKRR from the coding sequence ATGTCAAGAATTGTAAATGCATCACCAGTTAGAGATAGCGTACCCTTTTATGATCGGAGACAAATTGTAGAAATGTCATCGCCGACGTTTAGTCAGTTGTTGAAGAACGTCGGCGATGTCACCGGCGACGACGAAAGTCCACTTCACCAAGCTCTTACCATGGACCCGCATCACTCTAATATTCCCTTTGTACTCGCATTCAACAATCTCACATACAGCGTGAAAGTCCGCCGGAAGGTCAGTTTTCCGGCGATTTCACGTAGCCGGAGTCTCCACATCGCCGCCGAGGAAATCCCGTCCACGAGAACAAAGGTGCTTTTGAATGATATCTGTGGAGAGGCGCGTGACGGAGAGCTACTCGCGGTTTTCGGCGCGTCTGGTTCGGGAAAATCGACGCTCATTGATGCGTTAGCGAATCGTATTGCGAAAGATAGCTTGAAAGGGACAGTAACACTGAACGGCGAGCCGCTGCATTCGAAATTACTCAAAGTCATATCGGCTTACGTAATGCAAGACGATCTCCTTTACCCAATGCTTACAGTAGAAGAAACGTTAATGTTCGCAGCTGAGTTTAGGCTTCCAAGGAGTCTATCTAAATCGAAGAAAAAATCCAGAGTTCAAGCTTTAATCGATCAATTAGGGCTCCGAAACGCCGCGAAAACTATAATCGGCGATGAAGGTCACCGTGGTGTCTCCGGAGGTGAACGGCGGCGCGTTTCAATCGGAATTGACATAATCCACGACCCGATTATCCTCTTTCTCGACGAGCCAACTTCGGGTCTCGATTCCACCAGTGCTTTTATGGTGATTAAAGTACTTCAGCGAATCGCGCAGAGTGGCAGTATTGTAATTATGTCAATACATCAGCCGAGTTACAGAATTCTCGGTTTACTTGACCGGTTGATTTTCCTATCACGTGGACAAACTGTTTACAGTGGTTCGCCAATGAATTTGCCACAATATTTTGCTGATTTTGGGAATCCGATACCTGAAAATGAGAACCCTACAGAGTTCGCGCTTGATTTAATTCGCGAACTCGAAGGCTCAGGTGGGACAAAAAGTTTAGTTGATTTCAACAAAACATGGCAACATACTAAAAGGATCAATAGTACAAATCAAGCTAGAAATAGAAATCGCTTATCGTTAAAGGAAGCGATAAGCGCTAGTATTTCTAGAGGGAAATTGGTTCCTGGTTCAACACATGTTGCTACTAGTCCTACTTCTATGGTTCCCACTTTTGCAAATCCAATATGGACTGAAATTGCTGTACTTTCAAAGCGATCGTTCAGTAACTCGTGGCGTATGCCGGAGATTTTTGCTGTCCGATTTGGTGCAGTTATGGTTACGGGTTTTATACTGGCTACTATGTTTTGGCGACTTGACAGTTCACCTAAAGGTGTAAAAGAACGGCTTgcattcttcgcgttcgcgatgtcaACAACTTACTATACATGTGCGGACGCATTGCCCGTTTTTATTCAAGAAAGGTACATATTCATGAGGGAAACGGCTTATAATGCTTATAGAAGATCGTCTTATTGTCTTTCTCATGCTTTGACTTCGATACCAGCGTTAATTTTCCTTGCTTTGTCATTCGCGGCCGTGACATTCTGGGCTGTTGGCTTAGACGGTGGATTTTCTAGCTTTTTGTTCtattttggtgtcattttggcTTCGTTTTGGGCAGGGAATTCATTCGTTACGTTTCTTTCTGGTGTCGTACCTCATGTTATGCTCGGATACACGATCGTGGTAGCCATTCTTGCTTACTTCCTACTCTTTAGTGGATTTTTCATGAATCGTGATAGAATCCCGTCTTACTGGGTCTGGTTCCATTACATTTCACTAGTGAAATACCCGTATGAAGCTGTGTTACAGAACGAATTTGAAGATCCCACGAAATGCTTCGTTCGTGGGATTCAAATGTTCGATAACAGTCCACTTGGGGCTGTTCCGAATTCGTTGAAGGAGAAGTTGCTGAGTAGTATTAGCAGTACATTAAATATGAGGATTACAAGTTCAACATGTGTGACTACTGGATCAGATATACTGGTGCAGCAAGGGGTTACACAATTGAGCAAGTGGAATTGCCTTTGGGTGACTATTGCATGGGGGCTTTTGTTTAGGATTTTGTTTTATTTCTGCTTGTTGCTTGGAAGTAAGAACAAGAGAAGGTAA
- the LOC142177042 gene encoding uncharacterized protein LOC142177042, whose amino-acid sequence MGIEDDVADKENGVTGGISGGGPMVIDHNHPLYLYPSDGPGSMSIGFLLIGMDNYMIWSRAMKLSLLGKNKLDFVDDTISKEDFEPELWKLCDRKELVTGVLLSSNAHDIWSALEECFDKGTSYVSVYFTRLKDLWDEYDSLMALPCGCPKSKEFLKHLQHQRLYQFLMGLNEGYNQAGSQILLQTRLPTVSQAYAKIVQDES is encoded by the exons ATGGGGATTGAAGATGATGTTGCCGATAAGGAAAATGGAGTTACTGGCGGTATTTCTGGTGGAGGACCGATGGTGATTGACCATAATCACCCACTCTATCTCTACCCATCTGATGGCCCAGGATCAATGTCCATAGGTTTTTTGTTGATCGGCATGGATAATTACATGATTTGGAGTCGAGCTATGAAATTGTCACTGCTTGGGAAAAATAAACTCGATTTTGTGGACGACACTATCTCAAAAGAGGATTTTGAGCCAGAACTATGGAAGTTATGTGATCG CAAGGAATTGGTGACTGGAGTCCTGCTTTCTTCAAATGCTCATGACATTTGGTCAGCCTTGGAGGAGTGTTTTGACAAG GGCACATCCTATGTATCGGTGTATTTTACTCGATTAAAAGATCTATGGGACGAGTATGACTCTCTTATGGCTCTTCCTTGTGGTTGTCCTAAATCTAAAGAATTTCTTAAGCATTTACAACATCAGAGGCTCTATCAGTTTCTTATGGGCCTCAATGAGGGCTACAACCAAGCTGGTAGTCAGATTCTATTACAGACACGTTTGCCTACTGTAAGCCAGGCGTATGCTAAGATTGTTCAAGATGAAAGTTAG